In Bythopirellula goksoeyrii, a single window of DNA contains:
- a CDS encoding O-antigen ligase family protein: protein MSTRKSSRTRKRSSSSRSVDCESPISAALLKTVDLGLGAIIFVAPHLFGGRHPLGRLVIVALCVATAIAWFARQLLSGNVPWTRSTAWIVPTLAALVVVFQLVPIPAEWLPTLSPRLQEMLPLWSGANGSELGTWQTLSLAPEETRLALAALVAYGLLFVTAVQRLETHSDILRVMQMIGLSAVGVALFGIAQYFTSNGRFFWFYEYPFTTTAYELKAGFTCRNHFAHFLVLGLAMLVAWVMVERQPLKKHSSLSLSNSNKSNRRWQSNHNSSMILSWLLVTALVLVACTILASLSRGGILAMATVILVATACYARARLLNFNHLAAGVILMVLAMAALSLSGKYSDVSKRLDDFVSQDVSTIDSVAGRQPIWAANLEAIRAGWLTGSGAGTHRFIYPAYLAEPVDVEYTHAENGYLQIATENGLPGVLLLLGTFLTCIYWCASSLRNARGNPQVQIMTGGIAAALAASAVHSLVDFVWFIPACTCTTLLLIAALHRIHQLTAMVPQQEASRCLVAPSARFNLALGVTLSGVWAVTTVLSPARVALEWDAYLRASLTNQRSAVARTRASESRQETLAESERLNGSSMLEHLNYVVQEYPHSARAHARLSGTLLATFEDLQQDSENPMPISQIREAALASSFNSAEQLRDWMHHAFGERSRLLYQAYRHARRAVQLCPLQGESYQCLAELCFLEKPSSSNFQTYEQQGLRVQPCDGELLFAIGKNELLAGNETEALRLWAKAYQGAGKHRDQIIRLSVNWMPASQFVEVFQPEWDSLNNVWHFYKQTDNQENLESLLAYASQQADAAIPAMHPNAAGSAWLYLAKMQNELTGPQLALDSLQNAYLLSPDRFAIRYELGKCLLALQQFPAAESHLHWCNQQIPNNPAVRRDLQNATRGRLQQLARSTQTTIR, encoded by the coding sequence ATGTCGACAAGGAAGTCATCTCGAACTCGCAAGCGGTCTTCAAGTTCACGAAGCGTAGACTGCGAATCGCCGATTTCCGCTGCGCTGCTGAAGACAGTTGACCTGGGACTGGGCGCAATAATCTTTGTCGCCCCGCATCTGTTTGGAGGGAGGCATCCCCTGGGGCGATTGGTGATCGTTGCTCTCTGTGTCGCTACTGCCATCGCCTGGTTCGCTCGACAACTGCTCTCAGGAAACGTTCCATGGACTCGCTCTACTGCCTGGATCGTGCCGACTTTGGCAGCATTGGTAGTTGTCTTCCAGCTTGTACCGATACCTGCCGAGTGGCTGCCCACGCTCTCGCCTCGTTTGCAAGAGATGCTTCCCCTCTGGTCTGGAGCCAACGGGAGCGAACTCGGGACCTGGCAGACATTGTCGCTGGCACCCGAGGAAACTCGCCTCGCGCTGGCTGCGCTGGTTGCCTATGGCCTGTTGTTCGTGACTGCTGTGCAGCGACTTGAGACGCACTCTGACATCCTCCGAGTGATGCAGATGATCGGACTTTCTGCCGTCGGGGTTGCCCTGTTCGGGATTGCTCAATACTTCACTTCAAATGGTAGATTCTTTTGGTTTTACGAGTACCCCTTCACCACAACTGCCTATGAATTAAAGGCGGGTTTCACATGCCGCAACCACTTTGCACACTTTCTGGTTCTAGGGCTTGCGATGCTGGTAGCCTGGGTGATGGTCGAGCGCCAACCACTGAAAAAACACTCATCACTGAGCCTCTCGAATTCAAACAAATCAAATCGGCGCTGGCAATCCAATCACAACTCTTCCATGATCCTATCCTGGCTACTTGTCACCGCGCTCGTGTTGGTCGCTTGCACAATTCTGGCTTCTCTCTCCCGGGGGGGGATCCTGGCGATGGCGACAGTCATTCTGGTGGCGACCGCTTGTTACGCCCGCGCGCGGTTGCTCAACTTCAATCATTTGGCTGCTGGCGTCATCCTGATGGTCTTGGCAATGGCGGCCTTGTCACTCAGTGGAAAGTATTCCGACGTCAGCAAGCGGCTTGACGACTTCGTTTCGCAAGATGTCAGTACAATCGACTCGGTCGCAGGTCGTCAGCCTATCTGGGCTGCAAACCTCGAAGCAATTCGCGCTGGCTGGCTTACTGGTTCCGGCGCAGGAACGCATCGCTTCATCTATCCCGCTTATCTCGCCGAGCCAGTGGATGTGGAATACACTCACGCCGAGAACGGTTACCTGCAAATCGCTACGGAAAACGGACTTCCTGGCGTGTTGTTGCTTTTGGGCACGTTCCTCACTTGCATTTATTGGTGTGCATCGAGTCTACGAAACGCTCGCGGGAATCCCCAGGTGCAAATCATGACGGGCGGTATTGCGGCAGCACTGGCAGCCAGTGCAGTCCATTCACTTGTAGACTTCGTCTGGTTCATACCTGCATGTACTTGTACGACCCTCTTGCTTATTGCTGCGTTGCACAGGATTCACCAGCTAACTGCGATGGTCCCTCAACAGGAGGCCAGCCGATGCCTTGTGGCCCCAAGTGCTCGTTTCAACTTGGCTCTGGGAGTAACCCTCTCTGGTGTGTGGGCAGTCACGACTGTGTTATCTCCAGCCCGGGTAGCATTGGAATGGGATGCGTATTTGCGTGCGAGTTTGACCAACCAACGCTCGGCGGTGGCGAGGACACGGGCCTCGGAAAGCCGACAAGAGACGCTTGCTGAATCGGAACGTTTAAATGGATCTTCGATGCTTGAGCATCTGAACTACGTTGTGCAGGAGTACCCTCACTCGGCTCGGGCTCATGCTCGGCTTTCAGGTACCCTCCTGGCAACTTTCGAAGATCTTCAGCAGGATTCCGAAAATCCCATGCCTATCAGCCAAATCCGCGAAGCCGCACTTGCCAGCAGTTTCAACTCAGCTGAGCAACTCCGAGATTGGATGCACCATGCTTTCGGAGAGCGCAGTCGACTCTTGTATCAGGCCTATCGTCACGCCCGCCGCGCCGTACAACTCTGTCCGCTCCAGGGAGAATCCTATCAGTGTCTTGCCGAGTTGTGCTTTTTGGAAAAGCCGTCCTCTTCCAACTTTCAGACTTACGAGCAACAAGGGTTACGAGTCCAACCATGTGACGGCGAACTGTTGTTCGCTATCGGAAAGAACGAACTGCTCGCCGGCAACGAGACTGAAGCACTTCGACTCTGGGCGAAGGCGTATCAAGGGGCAGGCAAACATCGCGATCAAATTATCCGCTTGTCTGTCAACTGGATGCCGGCCTCTCAGTTTGTGGAAGTCTTTCAGCCCGAATGGGACTCATTGAACAACGTCTGGCATTTCTACAAGCAAACTGACAATCAGGAGAATCTTGAGTCCCTGCTCGCCTATGCGAGTCAGCAAGCAGACGCAGCCATCCCTGCGATGCACCCTAATGCCGCAGGAAGTGCGTGGCTCTACCTAGCCAAAATGCAAAATGAGTTGACGGGTCCACAGCTCGCCCTAGATAGCCTTCAGAATGCTTATTTGTTGTCTCCGGACCGATTCGCCATTCGCTATGAGCTGGGCAAGTGCCTTCTAGCGCTTCAGCAATTTCCTGCAGCCGAATCCCATCTGCATTGGTGTAACCAACAAATCCCCAACAATCCCGCGGTCCGCCGTGATCTACAAAACGCCACTCGTGGCCGACTGCAGCAATTGGCCCGTTCCACCCAAACCACGATTCGCTAA
- a CDS encoding polysaccharide biosynthesis protein, with translation MALDRLKKLLVFTALLAVPCLAAYYLAFLVRFDGALPESAQSTFAYSVLWVMLVKVATLLHARIHQHCARYVTFQDMLSLVRSVTISSVAIMLVDAMLFTDVVIPRSVVVLDWGTTILLLAAVRIAPRLVRDGYLHHLSEQNGCPALIVGANDAGEALLRSLRSNPTMPYRVVGFLDDRPEYWGRRIAGVPVLGTQTDLPTLVLQHHIQEVLITSGTLPGKDVRRLVELASREKFRVKVLPSYEQLVGEKVDVNPRSVAIADLLQRPSVQLDDVPIRNWLTGKVVLVSGSAGSIGSEICRQLVELAPAKIVIVDRSETGQFFLERELGQLAPHIAVEVAMADLTDAGRMHSVFAQYRPQIVFHAAAYKHVPLMEAHAGEAIKNIVLATKNMVDLAEEFKADSLVMISTDKAVNPTSVMGSCKRLAEQYIEAKADTSPCRMVTVRFGNVLDSAGSVVPIFREQIARGGPVTVTHPDMIRYFMLIPEAAQLVIQAGAMGRGGEIFVLDMGEPVRIMDLARDMIRLSGLRVGDDIEIVSTGLRPGEKLYEELYSTDEQHLPTDHDKIMIAVGRPRKLVEVLHDIRQLSEILDEPNEAIRAALAEVIPVMRPKAASPIKNLPAVERQAA, from the coding sequence ATGGCACTCGACCGACTAAAGAAACTGCTCGTTTTCACAGCATTGCTCGCAGTGCCCTGTTTGGCAGCCTACTATCTAGCATTTCTCGTACGATTCGATGGAGCACTTCCTGAATCGGCCCAGTCTACGTTTGCCTACAGCGTTCTATGGGTGATGTTGGTTAAAGTCGCAACTCTCCTCCATGCTCGGATTCATCAACATTGTGCACGCTATGTGACGTTTCAGGACATGCTCTCCTTGGTCCGCTCGGTCACGATAAGCTCGGTCGCCATCATGCTGGTTGATGCCATGTTGTTTACCGATGTCGTCATCCCGCGAAGCGTCGTGGTGCTCGACTGGGGAACGACGATATTGCTGCTTGCCGCAGTACGGATTGCCCCTCGTTTGGTGCGAGATGGCTACTTGCACCACCTGTCTGAGCAGAATGGCTGCCCTGCACTGATTGTCGGTGCCAATGATGCTGGTGAGGCGCTGTTACGCTCTCTGCGATCCAACCCGACGATGCCGTACCGCGTGGTTGGTTTCTTGGACGATCGGCCCGAGTACTGGGGACGACGAATCGCTGGAGTTCCCGTGCTTGGAACCCAAACAGACCTGCCCACGCTTGTTCTCCAACATCACATTCAAGAGGTCCTCATCACGAGCGGAACGCTTCCAGGCAAGGATGTGCGTCGACTGGTCGAACTAGCAAGCCGCGAGAAGTTTCGTGTCAAGGTACTCCCAAGTTATGAGCAATTGGTTGGTGAGAAGGTCGACGTCAATCCGCGCTCGGTTGCCATTGCCGACCTGCTCCAGCGTCCCTCGGTGCAACTCGATGATGTGCCAATTCGCAACTGGCTCACTGGCAAGGTCGTTCTGGTGTCGGGTAGTGCCGGAAGTATTGGCTCAGAGATTTGCCGACAACTGGTGGAACTCGCTCCAGCAAAGATCGTGATCGTCGACCGCTCGGAAACGGGCCAGTTCTTTCTCGAACGCGAACTCGGGCAACTCGCTCCCCATATAGCGGTCGAAGTTGCCATGGCCGATTTGACGGATGCGGGGCGAATGCATTCGGTGTTCGCACAGTATCGTCCCCAGATTGTCTTTCATGCCGCTGCCTACAAGCATGTGCCACTCATGGAAGCGCACGCGGGGGAAGCAATCAAGAACATCGTGCTGGCCACAAAGAACATGGTCGACCTTGCCGAAGAGTTCAAGGCGGATAGTCTGGTCATGATCTCCACCGACAAGGCAGTCAATCCCACCAGCGTGATGGGTTCCTGCAAGCGATTGGCCGAACAATATATCGAAGCCAAGGCCGACACATCACCCTGCCGGATGGTCACAGTTCGCTTTGGGAACGTTCTCGACTCGGCTGGCAGTGTGGTGCCCATCTTCCGCGAGCAAATTGCCCGCGGTGGTCCTGTCACGGTCACGCATCCCGACATGATTCGCTACTTCATGTTGATCCCCGAAGCAGCTCAACTGGTGATCCAGGCGGGTGCGATGGGTCGCGGTGGTGAGATCTTCGTACTCGATATGGGCGAACCGGTCCGCATCATGGACCTGGCCCGCGACATGATTCGACTTTCAGGACTCCGTGTCGGCGATGATATCGAAATCGTCTCTACAGGACTGCGTCCTGGCGAGAAGCTCTACGAAGAGCTCTATAGTACCGACGAACAACATCTCCCCACAGATCACGACAAGATCATGATCGCCGTCGGGAGGCCGCGAAAACTCGTAGAAGTCCTGCATGATATCCGTCAACTAAGCGAGATTCTTGATGAGCCGAACGAAGCCATCCGCGCGGCGTTGGCTGAGGTGATACCGGTGATGCGACCCAAAGCTGCATCGCCAATCAAGAACCTTCCTGCTGTCGAGCGGCAGGCGGCTTGA
- a CDS encoding transposase: MSVTSKSPIQVVLAALATARRGLPAYSHICSPKTFTQHQLFACLVLKNFLKTDYRGVVDHLVDHSNLVELLELTRIPHFTTLQKASRRLLAADKAKRLMDATVRQQMGRRKRVSSAAIDSTGLQCGTASAYFVRRRKKVESPWKTVVYHNYPKLGIVCDTSNHFILAFQAGRGPRPDIDEFRPLVADALKRVRLSLMTADAGYDSEPNHQFARDGHGIRTVIPPKHGRPTKKPARGHYRRLMQTRFDREIYRNRVQVETVMSMIKRRQGSHVRGHKYWSQCRDLRLIALTHNIMILVLVEVFYRADLSRFFRLSFSRKNEKSTPNLRILLRDTSASWTRTSNCFDESRTFFSESGYTTRCSSTCDSAKATSCEEFEMQHIARRQPSIRIVFPPSIDWQVLCESLLPASECDLDQPSHLDGRAG, translated from the coding sequence ATGTCAGTTACCAGTAAGTCTCCGATTCAAGTCGTGTTGGCCGCGCTTGCTACTGCGCGTCGTGGGCTGCCTGCCTATTCTCACATTTGTAGCCCCAAGACATTCACCCAGCATCAGCTGTTTGCCTGCCTTGTTCTGAAGAACTTCCTTAAGACCGACTATCGAGGCGTGGTTGACCATTTAGTCGATCATTCGAATCTGGTGGAGTTACTAGAATTAACCAGGATTCCTCACTTTACGACACTTCAAAAGGCGTCGCGTCGACTCTTGGCGGCTGACAAAGCCAAACGTCTGATGGACGCCACCGTCCGACAACAAATGGGGCGACGGAAGCGGGTAAGTTCGGCGGCGATTGATTCCACTGGATTGCAATGCGGAACAGCAAGCGCCTACTTCGTTCGCCGTCGCAAAAAAGTCGAAAGTCCCTGGAAAACCGTGGTTTATCACAACTATCCCAAGTTGGGCATTGTTTGTGACACCAGCAATCACTTCATCCTGGCATTCCAAGCTGGTCGCGGACCACGACCTGACATAGACGAGTTCCGTCCGCTAGTTGCTGATGCCTTGAAACGAGTGCGGCTCTCTCTGATGACTGCCGACGCCGGTTACGATTCGGAGCCCAATCACCAATTCGCCCGCGATGGACACGGCATCCGTACGGTCATCCCTCCCAAGCATGGCAGGCCGACTAAAAAGCCAGCCAGAGGTCACTACCGTCGCTTAATGCAAACCCGCTTTGATCGAGAAATCTATCGAAATCGGGTGCAAGTCGAGACCGTGATGTCGATGATCAAGAGAAGGCAGGGATCCCACGTACGTGGGCACAAATATTGGAGCCAATGTCGAGACCTAAGATTGATCGCACTCACCCACAACATCATGATTCTTGTGCTTGTTGAGGTTTTCTACAGAGCCGACCTGTCCCGTTTTTTCCGCCTCTCGTTCTCTCGTAAAAACGAGAAGTCGACTCCCAACTTGCGTATCTTGCTAAGAGATACTTCTGCCAGTTGGACGCGGACAAGTAATTGCTTTGACGAATCTAGGACTTTTTTCTCGGAGTCCGGGTATACTACCAGGTGTTCGTCCACTTGCGATTCGGCGAAAGCGACTAGCTGTGAGGAGTTTGAGATGCAACATATCGCAAGAAGACAACCTAGTATTCGCATAGTTTTTCCTCCAAGTATTGACTGGCAAGTACTCTGTGAGAGTTTACTCCCTGCGTCGGAATGCGACCTAGACCAACCCTCGCATCTGGATGGCAGAGCAGGCTGA
- the leuC gene encoding 3-isopropylmalate dehydratase large subunit: protein MKPRTLFQKIWDNHVVHQEAGRQAILYVDLHLVHEVTSPQAFEGLRLENRQVRRPERTIATADHNVPTSDRSLPIADPISKQQIDTLRQNCKEFGITYYDLNDPQQGIVHVIGPELGYTQPGMIIVCGDSHTSTHGAFGALAFGIGTSEVEHVLATQTLLQDKPKTLELRVDGVLKPGVTAKDLILYLIGQITTDGGTGYCVEYTGDAIRSLTMENRMTVCNMSIEAGARAGMIAPDDTTYDYLRGRKFVPKDFEAAVAKWRELPTDPGAEYDKSLVFQAADIAPQVTWGTNPGLVVSVNSHVPNPADFADATDQKTAAAALEYMGLKGGEPITDLKLDRVFIGSCTNARIEDLRAAAEVAKGRKVSEHVNAMVVPGSGQVKIQAEQEGLDKVFREAGFDWREAGCSMCLAMNPDKLAPGERCASTSNRNFEGRQGKGGRTHLVSPAMAAAAAIAGHFVDIRDWG, encoded by the coding sequence ATGAAGCCACGTACGCTATTTCAGAAAATTTGGGATAATCATGTCGTCCACCAAGAGGCTGGGCGGCAGGCGATTCTTTATGTTGATCTCCACCTGGTGCATGAAGTAACCAGCCCGCAGGCCTTTGAGGGGCTGCGACTTGAGAACCGTCAGGTGCGTCGGCCGGAGCGGACCATTGCCACGGCAGATCATAATGTGCCCACCAGTGACCGAAGCTTGCCGATTGCCGATCCCATTTCGAAGCAGCAGATCGATACGCTTCGTCAAAACTGTAAAGAGTTTGGGATCACCTATTACGACTTGAACGATCCTCAGCAAGGGATTGTGCATGTGATCGGTCCGGAGCTCGGATACACGCAACCAGGGATGATCATTGTCTGTGGCGATAGTCATACCTCGACCCATGGTGCGTTTGGAGCGCTGGCCTTTGGCATCGGCACGAGCGAGGTGGAGCATGTGCTGGCGACGCAGACTTTGTTGCAAGACAAGCCCAAGACGTTGGAACTGCGAGTCGACGGGGTATTGAAACCGGGAGTAACAGCCAAAGATTTGATTCTCTATTTGATCGGGCAGATCACCACGGATGGCGGAACGGGCTACTGTGTTGAATACACGGGCGACGCAATTCGCTCGCTCACGATGGAAAACCGCATGACGGTCTGCAACATGTCGATCGAGGCTGGCGCGCGGGCTGGCATGATCGCTCCGGACGACACAACCTACGATTATTTGCGAGGTCGAAAGTTCGTTCCCAAGGATTTCGAAGCGGCCGTGGCCAAGTGGCGTGAGTTGCCGACCGATCCCGGTGCCGAATATGACAAGTCCCTCGTGTTCCAGGCTGCTGATATTGCTCCCCAGGTAACTTGGGGCACCAACCCGGGGTTGGTTGTTTCAGTGAATTCCCATGTCCCCAATCCGGCGGATTTTGCCGATGCAACGGATCAAAAAACTGCCGCGGCGGCACTAGAGTACATGGGCCTTAAGGGGGGAGAACCGATCACCGATCTCAAGCTCGACCGCGTGTTTATTGGCTCGTGTACGAATGCCCGTATCGAAGATCTGCGGGCTGCAGCTGAAGTCGCCAAGGGTCGCAAAGTCTCGGAGCATGTCAACGCGATGGTTGTCCCCGGTAGTGGACAAGTGAAGATTCAGGCGGAGCAAGAAGGTCTCGACAAGGTATTCCGTGAGGCGGGTTTCGACTGGCGGGAAGCGGGCTGCAGTATGTGTCTGGCAATGAACCCCGACAAACTCGCGCCGGGCGAGCGATGTGCCTCGACCTCGAACCGCAACTTCGAGGGCCGCCAAGGCAAGGGAGGCCGTACCCATTTGGTGTCACCCGCAATGGCTGCGGCAGCGGCAATAGCGGGGCATTTTGTTGATATCCGCGATTGGGGGTAG
- a CDS encoding Uma2 family endonuclease: MATVNTPSVATQVTTPVCITFSAITSFDRNEGEPIVIPPSAHTLNGFRKWALSKEFPERGSLSFVNGDFLIDMSPERIDTHNFLKTEITTVIAMLVKQGKKGYFFSDRTLLSNLGATISTEPDAMFISRDSLSRGRAQFTPHGDRPQEAMELVGTPDWVLEIVSISSKKKDKVLLREAYYQAGIGEYWLVDALGEEIDFQILVPGEKEYVAVTAEEGWLPSPTFGKSFRLERATDEDGFLEYTLHMH; the protein is encoded by the coding sequence ATGGCAACCGTCAATACACCCTCTGTCGCTACTCAAGTTACCACACCTGTGTGTATCACATTTTCGGCCATCACTTCCTTTGATCGTAATGAGGGCGAGCCGATTGTGATTCCTCCTTCGGCACACACCTTGAATGGCTTTCGCAAGTGGGCTTTATCGAAAGAATTTCCTGAAAGAGGTAGCCTGTCATTCGTAAATGGAGATTTTTTAATTGATATGAGCCCCGAACGGATTGATACGCACAATTTCCTCAAGACTGAAATAACAACCGTAATCGCGATGCTCGTTAAGCAGGGAAAAAAGGGATACTTCTTCTCGGATCGAACTTTGCTATCTAACCTTGGCGCGACAATATCTACAGAACCGGATGCGATGTTCATTTCGCGAGATTCACTTTCTCGAGGTAGAGCACAATTCACCCCTCATGGAGATCGTCCGCAGGAAGCAATGGAACTGGTGGGGACTCCTGATTGGGTCCTCGAAATCGTCAGCATAAGTTCCAAGAAGAAAGATAAGGTTCTGCTTCGCGAAGCATATTATCAAGCGGGAATTGGTGAGTACTGGCTGGTGGATGCCTTGGGCGAAGAAATCGATTTTCAAATCCTGGTGCCTGGTGAAAAGGAATATGTTGCGGTAACAGCCGAAGAGGGTTGGCTGCCATCACCTACTTTTGGCAAGTCATTCCGCCTCGAACGAGCTACCGATGAAGACGGTTTCCTTGAATACACACTCCACATGCATTAG
- the leuD gene encoding 3-isopropylmalate dehydratase small subunit, translated as MKSFKKHTGKVVAMDRANVDTDQIIPKQFLKRIERTGFGEFLFWDWARLEDGSPNPEFELNRPHAEGASILLARRNFGCGSSREHAPWALEDYGFRVIIAPSFADIFYNNCFKNGMLPIRLPEEQVEELFQRAAEHAPYALTADLESQQLTDAHGFSARIEVEPFRRHCLLHGLDDIGQTLEHEDKISQYEAAHGLAS; from the coding sequence ATGAAATCTTTCAAAAAACACACTGGCAAAGTAGTTGCCATGGATCGGGCGAACGTTGACACCGATCAAATCATTCCTAAGCAATTCCTCAAACGGATTGAGAGAACCGGGTTTGGTGAATTCCTGTTCTGGGATTGGGCTCGGCTTGAGGATGGGTCGCCCAATCCGGAGTTCGAACTCAATCGTCCCCATGCCGAGGGAGCCAGTATCCTGCTCGCGCGACGCAACTTTGGTTGCGGTTCGAGCCGCGAGCATGCCCCCTGGGCACTGGAAGACTATGGATTCCGCGTGATCATTGCCCCCAGCTTTGCGGACATTTTCTATAACAACTGCTTCAAGAATGGCATGTTGCCTATTCGACTTCCCGAAGAACAAGTCGAAGAACTCTTTCAGCGAGCCGCCGAGCACGCCCCCTATGCATTGACTGCTGATTTGGAATCGCAGCAGCTCACAGATGCTCATGGATTCTCAGCCAGAATTGAGGTTGAGCCCTTTCGCCGCCATTGCCTACTGCATGGTCTCGATGATATCGGTCAGACTCTGGAGCATGAGGATAAGATATCACAGTATGAGGCGGCACACGGCTTGGCATCTTAG
- a CDS encoding tetratricopeptide repeat protein: MSSRREKIEAMLVDDPQDIFLRYSLAMELDKEGENAASLEQLAELYGESPPYVPAFFMAGQQLARLNRVDEARTVLRDGIEAARTQGDSHAAGEMSEFLASLGQLGE; encoded by the coding sequence ATGAGTAGCCGTCGCGAAAAAATTGAAGCAATGTTGGTCGACGATCCGCAAGACATCTTCCTGCGTTACAGTCTGGCAATGGAACTGGACAAAGAAGGCGAGAATGCTGCCAGCCTGGAACAGCTTGCTGAACTTTATGGCGAGTCTCCCCCGTATGTGCCGGCTTTCTTCATGGCCGGACAGCAACTGGCCCGCTTGAACCGCGTAGACGAAGCTCGCACCGTCCTACGCGACGGCATCGAAGCCGCCCGCACCCAAGGCGACTCCCACGCTGCGGGTGAGATGAGCGAGTTTTTGGCGTCGCTGGGGCAATTGGGGGAGTGA
- a CDS encoding PSP1 C-terminal domain-containing protein translates to MGYHLVRYSLLGHVGRFASVDATRYPRQTRVIVRSPRGLEIGQILAPPEPTERILEPEGQILRRVTVEDDLLVARLEKNRHEAFAACSDLLAAEAVPAVLVDVEHLFDGQGLFFYFLGEVPNSARGIIERLTETYETKVEFRKFTETLTEGCGPGCGTEEAMGQGGCASCTSCAVASACGTKR, encoded by the coding sequence ATGGGTTATCACTTAGTACGGTACAGCTTATTAGGGCACGTCGGCCGATTCGCCTCGGTGGATGCGACCCGCTACCCGAGGCAGACACGGGTAATTGTCCGTAGCCCCCGAGGGTTGGAAATCGGTCAGATTCTGGCCCCCCCCGAGCCAACGGAAAGAATCCTCGAACCCGAAGGCCAGATCCTGCGGCGAGTGACTGTGGAGGATGACCTCTTGGTCGCCCGCTTGGAAAAAAACCGCCACGAGGCCTTTGCCGCCTGTAGCGACCTGTTAGCCGCCGAAGCAGTCCCCGCGGTGCTGGTTGACGTCGAACATCTCTTTGATGGGCAGGGGCTGTTTTTCTATTTCCTTGGCGAGGTTCCCAATTCTGCCAGGGGGATCATCGAGCGTCTGACAGAGACGTACGAAACCAAAGTCGAGTTTCGAAAATTCACCGAGACACTCACCGAAGGCTGCGGCCCCGGCTGCGGTACCGAAGAAGCAATGGGGCAGGGGGGCTGTGCAAGTTGCACCTCCTGCGCGGTGGCAAGTGCTTGTGGAACAAAGAGATAG
- the bioB gene encoding biotin synthase BioB encodes MTNAASETSICPSHWQTLATRVLEGNELTRAEATEILSCPDEEILDLMQAAFRVRQRYFGKSVQLYFLMNAKSGLCPEDCSYCSQSKVSEAEIPRYNLLNREQILAGAEAAAERGAKTYCIVISARGPNEREMAAVEELIPAIKEKHNLDVCACLGLLTSEQAERLKACGVDRVNHNLNTGSEFYGEICSTHTYQDRIETLQAVRNAGMELCSGGIVGMGEAPQDVVDMALELRSLGVESIPVNFLNPIEGTPLADQAELTPNYCLKVLAMFRLVNPDREIRIAGGRELRLRSLQPLGLYAANSIFVGDYLTTKGQLPEADYEMIRDLGFEVTNESRPATTASC; translated from the coding sequence ATGACCAACGCAGCTTCAGAAACATCCATTTGCCCGAGCCACTGGCAGACGCTCGCTACACGCGTATTGGAGGGAAATGAACTCACCCGCGCCGAGGCGACAGAGATTTTGTCCTGTCCCGATGAAGAAATACTCGATCTCATGCAGGCGGCGTTTCGTGTTCGGCAGCGCTACTTCGGCAAGTCAGTACAGTTGTATTTCCTCATGAATGCCAAGAGTGGCCTCTGCCCGGAAGATTGCAGCTATTGTTCACAGTCAAAGGTCTCCGAGGCGGAAATCCCTCGCTACAACCTCTTGAATCGCGAGCAGATTCTCGCCGGAGCCGAAGCTGCAGCTGAGCGGGGTGCCAAGACCTATTGTATCGTCATCTCGGCACGAGGTCCTAACGAACGCGAAATGGCTGCCGTTGAAGAACTCATTCCTGCGATCAAGGAAAAGCACAATTTGGATGTGTGTGCCTGCCTGGGACTTCTGACCTCGGAACAGGCCGAGCGTTTGAAGGCTTGCGGCGTCGACCGCGTGAATCACAACCTGAACACAGGGAGCGAATTCTATGGCGAGATCTGCTCGACCCACACCTACCAGGATCGCATCGAAACACTCCAAGCAGTGCGAAATGCTGGCATGGAGCTTTGCTCGGGGGGAATTGTTGGGATGGGCGAAGCTCCACAAGATGTGGTTGATATGGCCCTCGAGTTGAGATCCTTGGGAGTCGAGTCGATCCCCGTCAACTTTCTCAATCCTATCGAAGGCACACCGCTGGCCGATCAGGCAGAGCTGACACCCAATTATTGTTTAAAGGTACTAGCAATGTTTCGCCTGGTTAATCCAGACCGCGAAATTCGAATCGCGGGGGGCCGTGAGCTGAGGCTGCGTAGCTTGCAACCGTTGGGGTTGTATGCAGCCAATTCCATCTTTGTGGGAGATTATCTTACAACTAAAGGACAGCTCCCAGAGGCAGACTATGAGATGATTCGCGATTTAGGGTTTGAGGTCACCAACGAATCTCGCCCTGCAACCACTGCTAGCTGCTAA